A section of the Salmo trutta chromosome 4, fSalTru1.1, whole genome shotgun sequence genome encodes:
- the LOC115192735 gene encoding prosaposin receptor GPR37 yields the protein MLVLLLRLLCFSLWSENVFTQIHREKTNLIPRRYETAVTIGNLHKTDSDSQRLHSANGRVINEIDNKRVHTPSSSSWDVVRTWMDNINGTSFNTKRVMNEITMRKSNSSNGTEPVWLPEEGESKRLMEEKLDTEKHAAMETRDGVYINLNPSTRHKRGGHHRDEQNRICIHKRATLDRRRRNVKDRSKKGNKISEPTLPSDASLDTPLATWEPLPKPMAQNQSTDMPFHATDYEQFTLPDLLDYTPLIPLNPQTRRKDVKNPFYPVTAESYGAYAIMIISVIIFTVGLTGNIAIMCIVCHNYYMRSISNSLLANLALWDFVVIFFCLPLVIFHELTKNWLLGEFSCKIIPYIEVSSLGVTTFTLCALCIDRLRAATNAQMYYEMIENCASTAAKLAVIWIGALLLALPELLIHQLVTEDGEPPDVTPCQRCVVRISTDLPDTLYVLGLTYDGARLWWYFGCYFCLPTLFTIGSSLVTARKIQQAERACVRGNKKQLQLENQMNCTVVALAILYGFCIIPENICNIVTVYMAAGVPRRTLDILHLVSQLLLFCKSAVTPVLLFCLYQPFSRAFLDCCCCCCNECGPPRSSTTATTSEENEHECTTTDLELSPFSTIHREATSSYTTVGTHC from the exons ATGCTGGTACTACTCTTAAGATTACTGTGTTTCTCGCTTTGGAGCGAGAATGTGTTCACGCAAATACACAGGGAGAAGACAAATTTGATTCCTAGACGTTATGAAACCGCCGTAACTATCGGGAATCTACACAAAACCGATAGTGATAGTCAGAGATTGCACTCGGCGAATGGCAGAGTTATCAACGAAATTGACAATAAAAGGGTGCATACTCCAAGTTCATCCTCTTGGGACGTGGTTAGGACATGGATGGATAACATAAATGGGACTTCATTCAATACGAAAAGGGTTATGAATGAAATAACAATGCGCAAAAGCAATTCGTCAAATGGAACAGAACCCGTTTGGTTACCCGAGGAAGGCGAGTCAAAAAGGCTGATGGAGGAAAAGTTGGACACGGAGAAGCATGCAGCCATGGAAACGCGAGATGGTGTATACATTAATTTAAATCCCTCCACGAGACATAAGCGAGGAGGACACCACCGTGATGAGCAGAACCGGATCTGCATACACAAAAGAGCAACTCTAGATCGTCGGAGAAGAAATGTGAAGGATCGCAGTAAAAAAGGTAACAAAATAAGCGAGCCAACCTTGCCGTCAGATGCGTCTTTGGACACACCGCTGGCCACGTGGGAACCGCTGCCTAAACCTATGGCCCAGAACCAGTCAACAGACATGCCATTTCATGCCACTGATTATGAACAGTTCACTTTGCCAGACCTCCTGGACTATACTCCATTGATTCCTCTCAATCCTCAAACTAGGAGAAAAGATgtaaaaaacccattttacccCGTAACAGCAGAGTCATATGGGGCATATGCCATCATGATCATTTCGGTCATCATTTTCACTGTTGGATTAACTGGGAATATAGCAATCATGTGCATTGTGTGCCACAACTACTACATGAGAAGTATTTCAAATTCTCTTCTAGCCAATCTCGCCCTATGGGATTTTGTTGTCATCTTTTTTTGCCTGCCCCTGGTGATCTTCCATGAACTGACCAAGAACTGGCTGTTGGGGGAGTTCTCCTGTAAAATCATCCCCTATATTGAG GTCTCCTCCCTCGGTGTCACCACCTTCACCCTGTGTGCTTTGTGCATTGACCGCCTTCGCGCCGCCACCAACGCCCAGATGTATTACGAGATGATTGAAAACTGCGCCTCCACGGCCGCCAAGCTGGCCGTTATCTGGATCGGGGCTCTCCTATTGGCCCTGCCAGAGCTCttgatccaccagctggtcactGAAGATGGCGAGCCTCCGGATGTGACGCCCTGCCAGCGCTGCGTGGTTCGTATCTCCACCGACCTCCCCGACACGCTCTACGTGCTGGGCCTGACCTACGACGGAGCCCGCCTCTGGTGGTATTTTGGCTGCTACTTCTGCCTGCCAACACTGTTCACCATCGGCAGCTCTCTGGTGACCGCCCGAAAAATCCAGCAGGCCGAGCGTGCCTGTGTGCGTGGCAACAAGAAGCAGCTCCAGCTGGAGAACCAGATGAATTGCACGGTTGTGGCGTTGGCCATCCTCTACGGCTTCTGCATCATCCCTGAGAACATCTGCAACATCGTTACAGTCTACATGGCAGCGGGTGTGCCCAGACGGACTCTGGACATTCTCCACCTGGTCAGCCAGCTGCTGTTGTTCTGTAAGTCGGCGGTGACACCCGTCCTGCTGTTCTGCCTGTACCAGCCCTTCAGCCGGGCCTTCCtggactgctgctgctgctgctgtaacgAGTGCGGCCCTCCCAGGTCTTCCACCACCGCCACCACCAGCGAGGAGAACGAGCACGAATGCACCACCACCGACCTGGAGCTGTCACCATTCAGCACCATACACAGGGAGGCAACCTCCTCCTACACAACCGTGGGGACCCACTGCTGA